From the Roseibium salinum genome, one window contains:
- a CDS encoding glutathione S-transferase, translating into MSAFPILYSFRRCPYAIRARLAIASSGRTVELREILLRDKAPEFLQTSPSATVPCLKDGDKVLDESLDIMLWALEHSDPEGWRQAADEHAMLSLISECDGPFKRHLDRYKYDTRDADADRQEERSAAAGFLWQLDDRLAAGSWLFGARASLADYAVLPFVRQFANTDRAWFDGERWSALKAWLVRFETSDRFRAVMPKLEKWHAGNEPVLFPAAAGEN; encoded by the coding sequence ATGAGCGCGTTTCCGATCCTCTATTCCTTTCGCCGCTGCCCCTATGCCATCAGGGCTCGGCTGGCGATCGCCTCCAGCGGCCGAACGGTCGAACTGCGGGAAATCCTCCTGCGGGACAAGGCCCCGGAATTTCTTCAGACATCGCCGTCGGCGACGGTTCCGTGCCTGAAGGACGGCGACAAGGTTCTGGACGAGAGCCTGGACATCATGCTGTGGGCGCTTGAGCACTCGGACCCTGAAGGCTGGCGGCAAGCGGCGGACGAACACGCCATGCTTTCCCTGATCAGCGAGTGTGACGGTCCCTTCAAGCGTCATCTCGACCGCTACAAGTACGACACCCGCGACGCGGATGCGGACAGGCAGGAGGAACGGTCCGCCGCGGCCGGTTTCCTGTGGCAGCTCGACGACCGGCTCGCAGCAGGCAGCTGGCTTTTCGGCGCACGTGCCTCGCTCGCCGATTATGCCGTCCTGCCCTTTGTCCGCCAGTTCGCCAACACAGACCGCGCCTGGTTCGACGGTGAGCGCTGGAGCGCCCTGAAAGCGTGGCTGGTCCGGTTCGAAACCTCGGACCGCTTCCGGGCCGTCATGCCGAAATTGGAAAAATGGCATGCGGGCAACGAGCCCGTCCTGTTTCCTGCCGCCGCAGGCGAGAATTAA